The Delphinus delphis chromosome 10, mDelDel1.2, whole genome shotgun sequence genome includes a region encoding these proteins:
- the LOC132432681 gene encoding zinc finger protein 184 — MEDLSSPESALLQGGHTSLPSASFQESVTFKDVIVDFTQEEWKQLDPVQRDLFRDVTLENYTHLVSIGLQVSKPDVISQLEQGTEPWIVEPSIPVGALGDWETRPENSISVSELDVSEEEPFPEAIVEKHKRDDPWGSNVLETGESEGSPERQQANEQALPREIKITDKTVPTLKRDHVNNDFEKSINVSSDLLTRKEVSPEETSTKTSVKQNLKPVKKEKSCKCNECGKAFSYCSALIRHQRTHTGEKPYKCNECEKAFSRSENLINHQRIHTGDKPYKCDQCGKGFIEGPSLTQHQRIHTGEKPYKCDECGKAFSQRTHLVQHQRIHTGEKPYTCNECGKAFSQRGHFMEHQKIHTGEKPFKCDECDKTFTRSTHLTQHQKIHTGEKTYKCNECGKAFNGPSTFIRHHMIHTGEKPYECNECGKAFSQHSNLTQHQKTHTGEKPYDCAECGKSFSYWSSLAQHLKIHTGEKPYKCNECGKAFSYCSSLTQHRRIHTREKPFECNECGKAFSYLSNLNQHQKTHTQEKAYECKECGKAFIRSSSLAKHERIHTGEKPYQCHECGKTFSYGSSLIQHRKIHTGERPYKCNECGRAFNQNIHLTQHKRIHTGAKPYECAKCGKAFRHCSSLAQHQKTHTEEKPYQCNKCEKAFSQSSHLAQHQRIHTGEKPYKCNECDKSFSRSTHLTEHQNTHTGEKPYNCNECRKTFSQSTYLIQHQRIHSGEKPFGCNDCGKAFRYRSALNKHQRLHPGI, encoded by the exons ATCTGTCTTCTCCAGAGTCTGCCCTTCTCCAAGGGGGACATACTTCACTCCCATCAGCTAGTTTTCAG GAATCAGTGACCTTCAAGGATGTGATAGTGGACTTTACCCAGGAAGAATGGAAACAGCTGGATCCTGTACAGAGAGATTTATTCAGGGATGTGACATTGGAAAATTATACACATCTGGTCTCTATAG GACTCCAAGTTTCCAAACCTGATGTGATTTCCCAGTTAGAGCAAGGGACAGAGCCATGGATTGTGGAGCCCAGCATTCCAGTAGGTGCCCTTGGAG actggGAGACAAGACCAGAAAATAGCATATCAGTCTCAGAGCTGGACGTTTCTGAAGAAGAGCCATTTCCAGAGGCAATAGTAGAAAAGCACAAAAGGGATGATCCTTGGGGTTCCAATGTCTTAGAAACTGGGGAATCTGAAGGCagtccagaaaggcaacaggcaaatGAACAGGCCCtgccaagggaaataaaaataactgacaaGACAGTACCTACTTTGAAGAGAGACCATGTAAATAATGACTTTGAAAAAAGCATCAATGTGAGTTCAGACCTTTTAACACGAAAAGAAGTATCTCCAGAAGAGACCTCTACCAAAACAAGTGTCAAACAGAATTTAAAGccagttaaaaaagagaaatcttgtaagtgcaatgaatgtgggaaagcttttAGTTACTGTTCAGCTCTTATTCGCCATCAGAGAAcacatactggagagaaaccctacaaatgtaatgaatgtgaAAAAGCCTTCAGCCGGAGTGAAAACCTTATAAACCATcaaagaattcatactggagataAACCATATAAATGTGATCAGTGTGGAAAAGGCTTCATTGAGGGTCCTTCTCTTACTCAACATCaaagaattcacactggagagaaaccctataagtgtgatgaatgtgggaaagcctttagtcAGAGGACCCATCTTGTTcagcatcagagaattcacactggtGAGAAACCATATACTTGTAATGAGTGTGGAAAAGCCTTTAGCCAGAGAGGCCACTTTATGGAACATCAGAAAATTCATACAGGAGAAAAACCTTTTAAATGTGACGAATGTGATAAAACCTTTACCAGGAGCACACACCttactcaacatcaaaaaattcatactggagagaaaacctataaatgtaatgaatgtgggaaggcTTTCAATGGACCCTCAACATTTATACGTCATCATATGATTCATACTGGTGAAAAACCATATGAatgcaatgaatgtgggaaagccttcagtcAGCACTCAAACCTCACTCAACATCAGAAAACACATACTGGGGAGAAACCTTATGATTGTGctgaatgtgggaaatcctttaGTTACTGGTCATCCCTTGCTCAACATCTAAAaattcatactggagaaaaaCCTTACAAATGCAATGAATGTGGAAAGGCCTTCAGTTATTGCTCATCCCTTACTCAGCATCGGAGAATTCACACCAGAGAAAAGCCCTTTGAATGCAATGAGTGTGGAAAGGCTTTCAGTTATCTCTCAAACCTTAATCAACATCAGAAGACTCATACCCAAGAGAAAGcttatgaatgtaaggaatgtgggaaagcctttattcGGAGTTCATCTCTTGCTAAACATGAAagaattcatactggtgagaaaccctatCAGTGTCACgaatgtgggaaaaccttcagTTATGGCTCATCCCTTATTCAGCATAGGAAAATACATACTGGAGAAAGACCTTACAAGTGTAATGAATGTGGGCGAGCCTTCAACCAGAACATACACCTTACACAACATAAGAGAATTCACACAGGAGCAAAGCCTTATGAGTGTGCCAAGTGTGGCAAAGCCTTTCGACATTGTTCATCTCtggctcaacatcaaaaaactcACACAGAAGAAAAACCCTACCAGTGTAATAAGTGTGAAAAGGCCTTTAGCCAGAGCTCCCATCTGGCTCAGCATCAAcgaattcacactggagaaaaaccctataAATGCAATGAATGTGACAAATCCTTTAGCCGGAGCACTCATCTGACTGAACATCAGAATactcatactggagagaagcctTACAACTGTAATGAATGCAGGAAGACTTTCAGCCAGAGCACTTACCTCATTCAGCATCAGAGAATTCATTCAGGAGAGAAGCCCTTTGGATGTAATGATTGTGGAAAAGCCTTCAGATATCGTTCTGCTCTCAACAAACATCAGAGACTGCACCCTGGCATATGA
- the ZNF391 gene encoding zinc finger protein 391 produces MESLRRNTAQRPMNEEACKSEGQLSRQTKCPPQKKSSFEKTAIRKVSMTLKEIFTRERGPESSEFSLSSKLNTRQKIPKGAMSPISRKNSKDNSGLIKHQKLFPQRKPCKCNECGKAFSYQSDLIVHSRIHGGEKPFVCNECGKTFSRSTHLIEHRRTHTGEKPYECSECGKAFSRSTHLSLHQRIHTGEKPYECSECGKAFSRSTNLSQHQRTHTQEKPYKCNECGKAFSDHSTIIQHQRIHTGENPYECSECGKAFSWISSLIEHQRTHTGENPYECSDCGKVFSRSSSLVEHERIHTGEKPHECRECGKGFSRSSSLIIHQRTHTGEKPYKCNNCGKAFSQSSSLIRHQQLHTKE; encoded by the coding sequence ATGGAAAGTCTCCGAAGGAATACTGCCCAACGTCCTATGAATGAAGAAGCCTGTAAAAGTGAGGGCCAGTTATCAAGGCAGACAAAATGTCCTCCACAGAAGaaatcttcttttgagaaaacaGCAATCAGAAAAGTGTCAATGACCCTCAAGGAAATTTTCACTAGGGAGAGAGGCCCTGAATCCAGTGAATTTAGTCTAAGCTCAAAGCTTAATACACGGCAGAAAATTCCAAAGGGAGCTATGTCCCCCATATCTAGGAAAAACTCCAAAGATAATTCAGGCTTAATTAAACACCAAAAACTTTTTCCGCAAAGGAAACCTTGTAAatgcaatgaatgtggtaaagcctTTAGTTACCAATCAGACCTTATTGTCCACAGTAGAATTCATGGTGGAGAAAAGCCTTTTGTatgcaatgaatgtggtaaaACTTTTAGCCGAAGTACACACCTTATTGAACATCGAAGAACTCACACcggagagaaaccttatgaatgcagtgaatgtggaaaagcttttagccGGAGTACACACCTTAGTCTACATCAGAGGATCCAtactggagaaaaaccatatgaatgtagtgaatgtggaaaagcctttagCCGAAGCACTAACCTTAGTCAGCATCAGCGAACTCATACTCAAGAaaaaccttacaaatgtaatgaatgtgggaaagccttcagtgaCCATTCAACCATAATTCAGCATCAACGAATACACACTGGAGAGAATCCCTatgaatgcagtgaatgtggaaaagctttcagttggATCTCATCTCTTATTGAACATCAGAGAACACACACTGGGGAGAACCCCTATGAGTGCAGTGACTGTGGGAAGGTATTCAGTCGGAGTTCATCCCTTGTTGAACATGAGAGAATACACACTGGAGAAAAGCCCCACGAGTGTAGAGAGTGTGGAAAGGGTTTCAGTCGGAGCTCCTCCCTTATTATTCACCAGAGAACTCATACCGGAGAGAAGCCTTACAAGTGTAATAACTGTGGAAAAGCCTTCAGTCAGAGTTCATCTCTCATCAGACATCAGCAACTTCACACTAAAGAGTAA